A stretch of Abyssogena phaseoliformis symbiont OG214 DNA encodes these proteins:
- the efp gene encoding elongation factor P → MVNYSTNQFKNGLKLMLDGNPCSIVNNEIVKPGKGQAFNRVKFKDLITGKTLIKTFKSGESLEGADVMELDLQYLYNDGSAWNFMDPDSFEQYAIDGTAMSDAKGYLVEQDMCTATLWNDNPISVTPSNHVILEVLDTDPGLKGDTAGTGGKPATMNTGVVVQVPLFVSIGDKVKVDTRTNEYAGRA, encoded by the coding sequence ATGGTAAATTATTCTACCAACCAATTCAAAAACGGCTTAAAACTCATGTTAGATGGCAATCCTTGTTCGATTGTGAATAACGAGATTGTTAAGCCTGGTAAGGGTCAGGCGTTTAATCGAGTAAAATTTAAAGATTTAATTACTGGTAAAACACTGATTAAAACCTTTAAGTCTGGTGAGTCTCTAGAGGGTGCTGATGTGATGGAGTTGGATTTACAATATCTTTATAACGATGGTAGTGCGTGGAATTTTATGGATCCAGACTCATTTGAGCAATATGCCATTGATGGCACTGCGATGAGTGATGCCAAGGGTTATTTGGTTGAACAGGACATGTGCACGGCGACACTTTGGAATGATAACCCCATTTCAGTTACTCCGTCTAATCATGTTATTCTTGAAGTGCTTGATACTGACCCAGGTTTAAAAGGCGATACGGCAGGTACAGGCGGTAAACCAGCAACCATGAATACAGGTGTTGTGGTGCAAGTACCTCTTTTTGTTAGTATTGGCGATAAGGTTAAAGTAGATACGCGCACTAATGAATATGCAGGGCGTGCATAG
- the sucC gene encoding ADP-forming succinate--CoA ligase subunit beta, with amino-acid sequence MHIHEYQAKTLFSHRHIQIPKGILIDSTAKANDACKALGSDVWVVKAQVHAGGRGKGGGVVLCHSVEEVERACSQLLGSQLITPQTDAKGLPVSQLLIEVGQNIERELYLGLLIDRQTQKITVLTSTEGGMDIEKVASETPDKIIKFSIDPLGDLSVQDCTLMAEKLGLNAELTKQFNKTLLGLYEIFTQKDVNLIEINPLIVTKENQLLALDGKIDFDDNALYRHEDIATLRDISQEDEKERLASEYQLNYISLDGTIGCMVNGAGLAMATMDLIEHFGGSPANFLDVGGGTTADRVAKAFELIQTETNVEGILVNIFGGIVRCDLIAQGILQAIETVGLTLPIVVRLEGTNAPAGLNLLGESGFNIHVESDLTKAAIKIMELIK; translated from the coding sequence ATGCACATACACGAATACCAAGCTAAAACATTATTTAGCCATAGACACATTCAAATTCCCAAAGGTATTCTTATTGATAGCACTGCCAAGGCTAACGATGCTTGCAAGGCTTTGGGGAGTGATGTTTGGGTCGTTAAAGCTCAAGTTCATGCTGGGGGGCGTGGCAAGGGTGGTGGTGTTGTTTTGTGTCATAGCGTTGAAGAGGTTGAGCGTGCGTGTAGTCAATTATTAGGCTCGCAACTGATTACGCCACAAACAGATGCTAAAGGGTTGCCAGTGAGTCAATTATTAATTGAAGTAGGACAAAATATTGAGCGTGAATTGTATCTTGGTTTGTTGATTGATAGGCAAACGCAAAAAATAACTGTTTTGACCTCTACTGAGGGTGGCATGGATATTGAAAAAGTTGCCAGTGAAACGCCTGATAAAATTATTAAATTTAGCATTGATCCATTAGGTGATTTGTCTGTACAAGATTGTACTTTGATGGCAGAAAAACTAGGGCTTAATGCTGAACTTACCAAGCAATTTAACAAAACCCTTTTGGGCTTGTATGAAATTTTTACTCAAAAAGATGTTAATCTGATTGAAATTAATCCACTTATTGTTACTAAAGAAAATCAGCTATTAGCACTTGATGGCAAGATTGATTTTGACGATAATGCACTGTATCGCCATGAGGATATTGCCACGTTGCGTGATATTTCACAAGAAGATGAAAAAGAAAGGCTTGCCAGTGAATATCAACTTAACTATATTTCACTTGATGGCACAATTGGTTGCATGGTGAATGGTGCAGGACTGGCAATGGCAACAATGGATTTAATTGAGCATTTTGGTGGCTCGCCTGCTAATTTTTTAGACGTGGGTGGTGGAACCACTGCTGATAGGGTTGCTAAAGCCTTTGAGCTGATTCAAACTGAGACAAATGTTGAAGGCATTTTGGTGAATATTTTTGGTGGTATTGTACGCTGTGATTTGATTGCACAAGGCATATTACAAGCCATCGAAACGGTTGGCTTAACCCTGCCAATTGTGGTGCGTTTGGAAGGTACTAATGCCCCAGCAGGGTTAAACTTGCTTGGTGAGTCTGGATTTAATATCCATGTAGAATCTGATTTAACCAAAGCCGCTATAAAAATTATGGAGCTGATTAAATGA
- a CDS encoding S-adenosylmethionine:tRNA ribosyltransferase-isomerase yields MQLKDFYFDLHTSLITQNPPKNRTDSRLLIKQSSIIDTQFNQIGSFLQSGDLLIMNNTKVIPARLFGTKTTGGKVEIMIERLLDEKQALAMIRASRAPKVGSCIILENGVHVTVQQKNNGFYTLIFETNSLLDLLDNIGHIPLPPYIERADNTQDLKSRYQTVYVFQNGAVAAPTAGLYFDDKLLTELKKQGIGYSFVTLYVGAGTFVPVKTDNIKDHVMHSETFKINQATIDKINQTKAKWWVHYCSWHNCCAGFRVQC; encoded by the coding sequence ATGCAATTAAAAGATTTTTATTTTGACTTACACACCTCACTTATCACCCAAAATCCACCAAAAAATAGAACAGATTCACGGCTTTTAATCAAACAATCAAGCATTATAGATACACAATTTAATCAAATAGGCAGTTTTCTTCAATCAGGTGATTTACTGATAATGAATAATACCAAAGTTATTCCAGCACGCTTGTTTGGCACAAAAACAACAGGCGGTAAAGTTGAAATTATGATTGAACGCCTTTTAGATGAAAAGCAAGCACTGGCAATGATTAGGGCCAGCAGGGCGCCTAAAGTCGGCAGTTGCATTATTTTAGAAAATGGCGTTCACGTCACAGTTCAGCAAAAGAATAACGGCTTTTATACGCTAATATTTGAAACCAATTCTTTACTTGATTTACTTGATAATATTGGCCATATCCCATTACCTCCTTATATCGAAAGAGCAGATAATACCCAAGACTTAAAAAGCCGCTACCAAACCGTGTACGTATTTCAAAATGGCGCAGTGGCAGCGCCAACCGCAGGGCTATATTTTGATGATAAATTGTTAACAGAGTTAAAAAAACAAGGCATTGGTTACTCATTTGTTACACTGTATGTTGGTGCAGGTACGTTTGTCCCTGTCAAAACTGACAACATTAAAGACCATGTTATGCACAGTGAGACGTTTAAGATTAACCAAGCAACCATTGATAAAATTAACCAAACCAAGGCTAAATGGTGGGTGCATTATTGCAGTTGGCACAACTGCTGTGCGGGTTTTAGAGTCCAGTGTTAA
- a CDS encoding DNA adenine methylase — MDSIEEIAHNWELLNKIAKKHEHIIISTYKNYSNNSLSGQELKDWITEFILKNSIEFNGMLNSSFNTNIKNFIKEIEKSIFNKIKRMKKIEFEKGKLPDNDIVDNFESALKSALYIHFRYLYNNIDKYSFNESFATALFFFIRNNTYSGMFRYNKNGDFNVPYGEIGYNKKCLLQKYNYFKEDTLKSHLESTIIENKDFENFLKDNKPTKHDSIFLDPP; from the coding sequence TTGGATAGCATTGAAGAAATAGCACATAACTGGGAACTATTGAACAAAATTGCAAAAAAGCACGAACACATTATTATTTCAACATACAAAAACTATTCTAACAATTCTTTATCAGGGCAAGAATTAAAAGACTGGATTACTGAATTTATTTTAAAAAACTCCATTGAATTTAATGGCATGTTGAACTCATCGTTTAATACCAATATTAAAAACTTTATAAAAGAAATCGAAAAAAGTATTTTTAATAAAATCAAACGAATGAAAAAAATTGAATTTGAAAAAGGAAAACTCCCAGATAACGACATCGTTGATAATTTTGAAAGCGCTTTAAAAAGCGCACTATACATTCACTTTAGATATTTATACAATAATATAGATAAATATTCTTTTAATGAATCATTTGCGACTGCGCTATTCTTTTTTATTAGAAATAATACTTATTCTGGCATGTTTAGATACAACAAAAATGGTGATTTCAATGTTCCTTATGGAGAAATAGGTTACAACAAAAAATGCTTATTACAAAAATACAATTACTTTAAAGAAGATACACTGAAAAGCCATCTTGAGAGCACAATAATCGAAAACAAAGATTTTGAGAATTTTTTAAAAGATAATAAACCAACAAAACACGACTCCATATTTTTAGACCCTCCTTAA
- the epmA gene encoding EF-P lysine aminoacylase EpmA: protein MMRNALIKRQRVIQKIRQFFEQQAVLEVQTPTLLNTPTSDVYIDSISLSVNADIGMQSTQYLHTSPELEMKKLLAQGSGDIYQVCQVFRDNEYGKRNSNEFTLLEYYRLGFDIYQLMDDMVSLLQVLGIKGKVQRFSYVQVFSQYADIDILNTDFDTLKILAEKLGLSTDFVWIEELQMLLFVHLVEPKLKELPLCFIYDYPKSQSALAKVEGQVAHRFELYSNGVEVANGYDELQIKSEYEQVFMHETTKRKQLGKSISPVDVSFLSKLDNPLPQCAGVAIGINRLLTQIS from the coding sequence ATGATGCGAAATGCACTTATTAAAAGACAGCGAGTTATTCAAAAAATTAGACAGTTCTTTGAACAACAAGCAGTCTTGGAAGTTCAAACACCAACACTGCTAAACACACCGACAAGTGATGTTTATATTGACAGTATTTCATTGAGTGTGAACGCTGATATCGGCATGCAAAGCACCCAGTATCTACACACCTCCCCAGAATTAGAAATGAAAAAGCTACTGGCGCAAGGTAGTGGAGATATTTACCAAGTTTGCCAAGTATTTCGTGATAATGAGTACGGTAAGCGCAATTCTAATGAATTTACTCTGCTTGAATATTATCGCTTGGGCTTTGATATTTATCAGTTAATGGATGATATGGTTAGTTTATTGCAAGTATTGGGTATTAAAGGTAAAGTGCAGCGGTTCTCTTATGTTCAAGTTTTTAGTCAATATGCTGATATTGATATTTTAAATACTGATTTTGATACGCTTAAAATTCTCGCTGAAAAATTAGGCTTGAGTACTGATTTTGTTTGGATTGAAGAGCTGCAAATGTTGCTTTTTGTGCACTTGGTTGAGCCGAAGTTAAAAGAGTTGCCTTTGTGTTTTATTTATGATTACCCTAAATCACAATCTGCACTTGCTAAAGTAGAAGGTCAAGTAGCACACCGTTTTGAATTATATTCAAATGGTGTTGAAGTGGCAAATGGTTATGATGAGTTACAAATTAAGAGTGAATATGAGCAAGTTTTTATGCATGAAACTACTAAGCGAAAGCAGCTTGGTAAGTCTATATCGCCAGTTGATGTATCGTTTTTATCCAAACTTGACAATCCTTTGCCTCAATGTGCGGGTGTGGCAATAGGTATTAATCGATTATTAACACAAATTAGTTAA
- a CDS encoding DNA adenine methylase, protein MKSPKIKESNTSYKLRDVLIRQEKLSPLVKWAGGKTRELRYIHPNIPKKFNRYFEPFLGGGALYFSIDGDVEKIVNDFSHELVSLYKNGKETRREVFG, encoded by the coding sequence ATGAAATCGCCAAAAATCAAAGAGAGCAACACAAGCTATAAACTTCGGGATGTATTGATAAGGCAAGAGAAATTATCGCCCCTTGTTAAATGGGCTGGTGGAAAAACTAGGGAGTTAAGATACATCCACCCAAATATACCTAAGAAATTCAATAGATACTTTGAGCCCTTTCTAGGTGGTGGTGCCTTATATTTTTCAATCGATGGTGATGTGGAAAAAATAGTCAATGATTTTTCTCATGAATTAGTCTCACTATACAAAAATGGTAAAGAAACAAGACGAGAAGTTTTTGGATAG
- a CDS encoding HIT family protein, giving the protein MIYENTLITLEIEPSEIPWVKVFTKRNIKEFSECTLDEKTEIFRIIDITEKLMLSYFNADKVNIASFGNVLPKVHWHIMARFKTDSYFPEPMWGKKQRQSQLDLPSFEVFFTQLKEKL; this is encoded by the coding sequence ATGATTTATGAAAATACGTTAATCACCCTAGAAATTGAACCTAGCGAAATTCCTTGGGTTAAGGTATTCACCAAGCGCAATATTAAAGAATTCAGCGAATGTACATTGGATGAAAAAACTGAAATTTTTAGAATTATTGACATTACTGAAAAGTTAATGTTAAGTTATTTCAATGCCGATAAAGTTAATATCGCCTCTTTTGGTAATGTATTGCCAAAAGTTCACTGGCATATTATGGCGCGTTTTAAAACAGATAGTTATTTTCCTGAGCCAATGTGGGGCAAAAAACAAAGACAATCTCAACTAGATTTACCCAGTTTCGAGGTGTTTTTTACCCAGTTAAAAGAAAAGCTATGA
- the rsxG gene encoding electron transport complex subunit RsxG encodes MLGAILKSGVLLFVFTVVSVFFVSLTQTNTKDVITYNEKQLLIQRLGELVSDYSNDILADKYTKTLKLHNVTQVVNIYPVKKNHKIFAYLIEHTYPNGYNGDIRLLTGVGIDKKLLGVRIITHKETPGLGDKIELKKSNWIEQFLGLSLSNPSKKNWKVKRDGGTFDTFTGATITPRAIVTATYQVLELLNKPCLLSKKPCN; translated from the coding sequence ATGTTAGGCGCTATTTTAAAATCAGGGGTTTTGTTGTTTGTGTTCACAGTGGTGAGTGTATTCTTTGTCTCACTGACACAAACCAACACCAAAGACGTCATTACTTACAATGAAAAGCAATTATTAATCCAACGCTTGGGTGAGCTGGTTAGTGATTATAGTAATGATATATTGGCAGATAAATACACTAAAACGCTTAAATTACACAACGTCACACAAGTTGTTAATATTTATCCAGTAAAAAAGAATCATAAAATATTTGCCTATTTGATTGAACACACCTATCCCAATGGTTATAACGGCGATATTCGCCTATTAACAGGCGTGGGTATTGATAAAAAACTCTTAGGTGTTCGCATTATAACACATAAAGAAACTCCAGGCTTGGGTGATAAAATCGAGCTCAAAAAATCAAATTGGATTGAGCAATTTCTTGGGCTTTCACTCTCAAATCCAAGCAAGAAAAATTGGAAAGTGAAACGAGACGGCGGTACATTTGACACGTTTACTGGTGCAACCATTACCCCGCGTGCTATTGTTACTGCTACTTATCAAGTTTTAGAGCTACTAAACAAGCCTTGCTTACTTAGCAAAAAACCATGCAATTAA
- a CDS encoding S-adenosylmethionine:tRNA ribosyltransferase-isomerase, producing the protein MRVLESSVKNGKLTAQQDETDIFIYRGYQFPFTKILITNVGNAFIGCIQMMDIYQHTSNQKYRFFSYGDAMLLEKNNDL; encoded by the coding sequence GTGCGGGTTTTAGAGTCCAGTGTTAAAAATGGTAAACTCACCGCTCAGCAAGATGAAACTGATATTTTTATTTATCGTGGCTATCAATTTCCATTTACCAAAATCCTCATTACTAATGTTGGTAATGCCTTTATCGGATGCATACAAATGATGGATATTTACCAACATACCAGTAATCAAAAATATCGATTTTTCTCTTATGGCGATGCGATGCTTTTGGAGAAAAATAATGATTTATGA
- a CDS encoding thioredoxin family protein, giving the protein MINIKGQTQLSVLKHKKEAVLVLFGGASCGVCQAIKPQIETKFLAKFPNLVMVYIDCEQLQEVCAQHGVFSLPMVQVFFMGQKFIEEVREFSLLALEQKIGKIFTKMNS; this is encoded by the coding sequence ATGATTAACATTAAGGGCCAAACTCAACTAAGTGTCTTAAAGCATAAAAAAGAAGCAGTATTGGTATTATTTGGCGGTGCCAGTTGTGGCGTATGTCAAGCCATTAAGCCACAGATTGAGACAAAATTTTTGGCTAAATTTCCAAATTTAGTCATGGTTTATATTGATTGCGAGCAGCTGCAAGAAGTCTGTGCCCAACATGGTGTATTTTCCCTACCCATGGTTCAAGTATTTTTTATGGGGCAAAAATTTATCGAAGAAGTTCGGGAGTTTAGTTTGCTAGCTTTAGAGCAAAAGATTGGGAAGATTTTTACCAAGATGAATAGTTAA
- a CDS encoding tetratricopeptide repeat protein: MIKFIYLVLLFSLPIQALQILQLTNDNQVIQQQLDTPQLNTPLSAEQLLTKLKTSAKRGDARSQFSLANMYHNGINVTKDDKLAFYWYLQVAEQDYVSAQFNVANSYYYGLGVGKDLERALYWYEKSATQNFVNAQYNLAMMYRRGEGTPIDNVQALSWYEKAALLGYGAAQLNLAKLYEVGIGVDRDLTLAQRWYEAAANQFDPEAQFYLADFYEREGDSNKALDYYKKSANQGFVDAQARLSMLYRIGYLVKQDDVKALHWALMAANQGDAQSQFLVGVIYRKSAKVKRNLPSAIAWYKKAAKNGHTQAQYNLAILYLNGNNIEKDIYKAIDLYTKSAQQGFANAQYSLALRYLLGEGVEKNHQAAVKWLLKAAQAGHKLAQYSLALRYQLAQGVKKDMKQTAYWYQKAAEQEHLEARYHLALLQLEGNGIDKDVKKALATLFDLSAKGHKVSQYQLYLIYNKGDVTVKNEILAKTYLLKAAKAGYVKAQYQLGKSFFNQDMVKEAAHYLELAANQNNASAVRLLKRLQSKQKQNIIQIVTNIAKPVVAIKPVIAETPQQSVAPAIDSNLNEQLFDNTTSLIPDQDEIAKSLSHHIKSNINLETLLANVEQGNPIVQYNLSALYYKGEVVRKDNRAAFILMRQSANQGITQSQNTLAIMYMNGIGIQTDYNKAYYWASITTRKGSQQGKRILLYLIANL, translated from the coding sequence ATGATTAAATTTATCTACCTTGTTCTTTTATTTTCTTTACCAATACAGGCATTGCAGATTTTACAGCTTACTAATGACAACCAAGTTATCCAACAGCAATTAGACACGCCTCAATTAAATACGCCATTGTCTGCTGAACAGTTATTGACCAAATTAAAAACATCAGCCAAGCGTGGCGATGCTAGATCGCAATTTAGTTTGGCCAATATGTACCATAATGGTATTAATGTAACAAAAGACGATAAATTAGCTTTTTATTGGTACTTACAGGTGGCTGAACAGGACTATGTAAGTGCGCAATTTAATGTGGCTAATAGTTATTACTATGGACTAGGGGTTGGTAAAGATTTAGAGCGGGCATTATATTGGTATGAAAAATCAGCCACACAAAATTTTGTGAATGCGCAATATAATTTGGCAATGATGTACCGTCGTGGCGAGGGTACGCCAATTGATAATGTTCAGGCATTATCTTGGTATGAAAAAGCAGCATTATTGGGATATGGGGCAGCACAACTTAATCTTGCTAAGTTATACGAGGTGGGTATTGGTGTCGATAGAGACCTAACGCTAGCACAGCGATGGTATGAAGCAGCAGCCAATCAATTCGACCCTGAAGCACAATTTTACTTGGCTGATTTTTATGAGCGTGAAGGAGATTCTAATAAAGCATTAGATTATTATAAAAAGTCTGCAAATCAGGGTTTTGTTGATGCTCAGGCTAGATTATCAATGCTGTATCGAATTGGCTATTTGGTTAAACAAGATGATGTTAAGGCCTTACATTGGGCGTTAATGGCAGCCAATCAAGGTGATGCGCAGTCACAGTTTTTAGTAGGCGTAATTTATCGAAAAAGCGCCAAAGTTAAGCGCAATTTACCTAGTGCAATTGCTTGGTATAAAAAAGCAGCAAAGAACGGCCATACACAAGCGCAATATAACTTAGCAATCTTGTATCTAAATGGTAATAATATTGAGAAAGACATCTATAAAGCTATCGATTTATACACAAAATCTGCCCAACAAGGCTTTGCAAATGCACAATATTCTTTAGCGCTTAGATATTTGCTTGGTGAAGGTGTTGAAAAAAATCATCAAGCGGCAGTGAAGTGGTTATTAAAAGCTGCTCAGGCAGGGCATAAGTTGGCACAATATTCACTGGCACTGCGTTACCAATTAGCTCAAGGTGTTAAAAAAGACATGAAGCAAACTGCTTATTGGTATCAAAAAGCAGCTGAACAAGAACATCTGGAGGCGCGTTATCATTTAGCATTATTGCAATTGGAAGGAAATGGAATTGATAAAGATGTTAAGAAAGCCTTAGCCACGTTATTTGATTTGTCAGCTAAGGGTCATAAAGTATCACAATATCAATTGTATTTGATTTATAACAAAGGTGATGTTACGGTTAAGAATGAAATACTGGCCAAGACTTATTTACTTAAAGCTGCAAAGGCGGGGTATGTTAAAGCTCAATACCAGTTAGGTAAAAGTTTCTTTAATCAAGATATGGTTAAAGAGGCTGCCCATTATTTAGAATTGGCAGCAAATCAAAACAACGCATCGGCGGTTAGATTGTTAAAAAGATTGCAATCTAAACAGAAACAAAACATTATTCAAATTGTTACCAATATTGCCAAGCCAGTGGTTGCTATTAAGCCAGTTATAGCAGAGACGCCTCAGCAGTCTGTTGCTCCTGCTATTGATTCTAATCTAAATGAGCAATTATTTGACAATACAACTAGTCTTATTCCTGATCAGGATGAGATTGCCAAATCGCTTAGTCATCATATTAAATCAAATATTAATTTGGAAACGTTACTTGCTAATGTTGAACAGGGCAATCCTATTGTTCAATATAATTTGAGTGCGCTTTATTATAAAGGTGAAGTTGTACGCAAGGATAATAGAGCGGCATTTATATTAATGCGTCAGTCTGCTAACCAAGGTATTACTCAGTCGCAAAATACCTTGGCTATAATGTATATGAATGGTATTGGCATTCAGACAGATTACAATAAGGCTTATTATTGGGCAAGCATAACAACGCGCAAGGGCAGTCAACAGGGTAAACGCATTTTGCTATATTTAATTGCTAATTTATGA
- a CDS encoding DUF2914 domain-containing protein, whose protein sequence is MWSSKNIWHTWTTGGWKVKVLNQQNEILLTKTFTYKKKGE, encoded by the coding sequence GTGTGGTCGAGTAAAAATATTTGGCACACATGGACGACAGGGGGGTGGAAAGTTAAAGTTTTAAACCAACAAAATGAAATATTATTAACCAAAACATTCACATATAAAAAGAAAGGCGAATAA
- the sucD gene encoding succinate--CoA ligase subunit alpha, whose amino-acid sequence MSVLIDKNTRVITQGFTGKQGTFHSRQSIAYGTQFVGGVTPNKGGQKHLDLPVFNTVVQAMRETGANASMIYVPPQFAYASILEAIEAQIPVIACITEGIPVQDMLKIKAILKTSNSILIGPNCPGAITPDECKLGIMPGNIHQAGSVGVISRSGTLTYEAVHQTTQAGLGQSTCIGIGGDPIQGMSFIDCFALFEADPQTQSIIMVGEIGGSAEEEAAEYIQSHVSKPVMSYIAGLSAPKGKCMGHAGAVISAGTGKAIDKINALKKVGVAIAPTPATMGATLLEVLA is encoded by the coding sequence ATGAGCGTTCTAATTGACAAAAATACACGAGTAATCACCCAAGGCTTTACAGGTAAACAAGGTACATTCCACTCGCGGCAATCCATTGCCTATGGCACACAATTTGTCGGTGGGGTAACGCCAAACAAAGGTGGGCAAAAGCACCTAGATTTGCCTGTTTTTAACACAGTAGTACAGGCAATGCGTGAAACGGGTGCTAATGCCAGCATGATTTATGTGCCGCCCCAATTTGCTTACGCCTCAATACTTGAAGCCATTGAAGCACAAATACCCGTGATTGCTTGCATTACCGAAGGCATTCCCGTGCAAGATATGCTTAAAATTAAAGCCATTTTAAAAACATCAAACTCAATTTTGATTGGCCCTAATTGCCCAGGTGCCATTACACCTGATGAGTGCAAATTAGGCATTATGCCTGGCAACATTCACCAAGCTGGTAGTGTTGGCGTCATATCACGCTCAGGCACGCTTACTTATGAAGCTGTGCATCAAACCACCCAAGCAGGCTTAGGACAAAGCACCTGTATTGGCATTGGTGGCGACCCCATTCAAGGCATGAGTTTTATTGATTGCTTCGCCCTATTTGAAGCAGATCCACAAACTCAGTCTATCATTATGGTAGGTGAAATTGGCGGTTCAGCTGAAGAGGAGGCGGCAGAATACATTCAGTCTCACGTGTCTAAACCTGTGATGTCTTATATTGCAGGGCTAAGCGCACCAAAAGGCAAGTGCATGGGGCACGCAGGTGCAGTGATTAGTGCTGGCACTGGCAAAGCAATCGATAAAATCAATGCCTTAAAAAAAGTCGGCGTGGCAATTGCGCCCACACCCGCAACCATGGGCGCAACCTTACTCGAAGTATTAGCATGA
- a CDS encoding YcgN family cysteine cluster protein: MTVDVLNFWENTALEDMIHVQWESLCDNCGRCCLHKLEDEDTGDIYFTDVVCHYIDEQSCQCPHYEARQQLVPDCLTIDSNWGDKFNWLPSTCAYRLLHEKKPLFDWHPLISGDVETVHLAGISVRGRTFSDDEVNEKEIDLHIINWVK, from the coding sequence ATGACAGTTGATGTTTTAAATTTTTGGGAAAATACAGCATTAGAAGACATGATACATGTGCAGTGGGAATCTTTATGCGATAATTGTGGGCGTTGTTGCTTGCATAAGCTTGAGGACGAGGATACGGGTGATATTTATTTTACTGATGTGGTTTGTCACTATATAGATGAACAAAGTTGTCAATGTCCACATTATGAGGCGCGCCAACAACTGGTGCCAGACTGTTTAACGATTGATTCGAATTGGGGTGATAAATTTAATTGGCTACCCAGTACATGCGCTTATCGACTTTTACATGAAAAAAAGCCATTGTTTGACTGGCATCCACTGATTAGTGGTGATGTAGAAACTGTGCATTTGGCGGGTATTTCTGTACGTGGGCGTACTTTTTCAGATGACGAAGTGAACGAAAAGGAAATTGATTTACATATAATTAACTGGGTGAAATAA